A single region of the Liolophura sinensis isolate JHLJ2023 chromosome 9, CUHK_Ljap_v2, whole genome shotgun sequence genome encodes:
- the LOC135475718 gene encoding speract receptor-like, whose protein sequence is MADNKGDQGKTGSEGISSTGLLGNLCHPDPQSERGKLIQLARMLVLIFIPLIGVIVFSSILLADAISEESELNNIEDQLKACKAIGDLVHALQLERAKTMFIYHTGRNMTWEEFAEEYTYTDACISQINDWNKCGNSSSGLKSESFQNSLEKNREDLLHNQTSIEEDIEFYNSLNAELVRNIAIDANVASVGTLRNLLLSYRMILHAKENAGVSAAIGIEYYSKGQLGSEQANLFVASDALRKDHLLSFREFSSEYSFKYEHLFKDKQDLLSEINGFRSSIQTNVIVQGSAEDAGKYYTLMKSYLLLLRDVKNALKVEIFSIISERVSYANARVTSGVLAFVLVAVVSMISVFCIHGLTRNLQKYAQDAAEKTRELSNEKTKSDRLLLQMLPKDVALQLKRNQKVNAEYFDSVTIYFSDIVGFTSISAQSTPMEVVALLNDLYHFFDDCIDLYDVYKVETIGDAYMVASGLPRRNEDRHAYEVALLSFTLLKGISSLTIAHMPDHKLKIRIGIHTGPCVAGVVGNKMPRYCLFGDTVNTASRMESTGEPMMIHISKDTKDILSKHSGFHTKSRGQLDVKGKGLMETFWLLSTTLSLRK, encoded by the exons ATGGCAGACAATAAAGGTGATCAAGGGAAGACTGGCTCAGAAGGAATCAGCTCGACGGGTTTGTTGGGCAATCTGTGCCATCCAGACCCACAGTCGGAGCGCGGAAAACTGATCCAGTTGGCGCGCATGCTTGTTCTCATATTCATACCACTGATCGGAGTTATCGTATTCTCTTCCATTCTCTTGGCTGATGCCATCTCTGAAGAGAGTGAACTGAACAACATTGAAGATCAGCTAAAGGCCTGTAAAGCGATCGGAGACCTCGTGCATGCATTGCAGCTTGAACGTGCGAAGACGATGTTTATTTATCACACGGGACGCAACATGACATGGGAGGAGTTTGCGGAAGAATATACCTACACAGACGCCTGTATTTCTCAAATAAACGATTGGAACAAATGTGGAAACAGTTCCAGCGGACTGAAATCTGAATCCTTTCAGAATTCGTTAGAGAAAAACCGCGAAGACTTACTACACAACCAGACCAGCATCGAAGAAGATATCGAATTTTACAATTCTTTAAACGCCGAGTTGGTTAGAAATATAGCTATCGATGCGAACGTGGCCAGTGTTGGGACACTGCGGAATTTATTACTGTCCTACAGAATGATTTTGCATGCTAAAGAGAACGCTGGTGTTTCTGCAGCCATAGGCATCGAGTATTATTCTAAAGGACAACTAGGTTCTGAACAGGCGAATTTGTTCGTGGCGTCAGATGCCTTACGAAAAGATCATTTATTGTCCTTTCGAGAATTTTCCTCTGAATACAGTTTCAAATATGAACATCTGTTCAAAGATAAACAGGATCTCCTGAGCGAAATTAACGGTTTTCGATCTTCCATTCAAACTAACGTCATCGTCCAAGGCTCAGCAGAGGATGCTGGGAAATATTACACTTTAATGAAGAGTTATTTGCTGTTGCTTCGCGACGTGAAAAACGCCCTGAAAGTGGAAATTTTCTCTATTATTTCTGAGAGAGTTTCCTATGCTAACGCTCGTGTTACTTCCGGTGTCCTGGCTTTTGTGTTGGTTGCTGTAGTTTCCATGATTTCTGTATTCTGCATCCATGGACTCACGCGCAATCTACAAAAGTATGCACAAGACGCTGCTGAGAAGACGCGAGAACTGAGCAACGAGAAGACCAAATCTGATCGGCTTCTCCTTCAGATGCTACCCAAAGACGTCGCCCTGCAGTTAAAGCGCAATCAAAAGGTGAACGCAGAGTATTTTGACAGCGTGACTATTTATTTCAGCGATATCGTAGGTTTCACGTCTATCTCCGCCCAAAGCACACCGATGGAAGTTGTTGCGTTGCTCAATGATCTCTATCATTTCTTCGATGACTGCATCGATTTGTATGATGTGTACAAGGTGGAAACGATTGGGGATGCCTACATGGTGGCCAGCGGTCTGCCCAGGAGGAACGAAGACCGTCACGCTTATGAAGTCGCCCTCCTCTCCTTCACACTGTTAAAGGGAATCAGTTCCTTGACCATCGCTCACATGCCCGATCACAAGCTGAAGATCAGGATTGGTATTCACACGG GACCATGTGTGGCGGGAGTTGTTGGGAATAAGATGCCTAGATATTGTTTGTTTGGGGACACAGTTAACACGGCTTCCCGGATGGAATCCACTGGTGAAC CCATGATGATTCATATCAGCAAGGATACAAAGGACATACTTAGTAAACACTCGGGTTTTCACACAAAGTCACGTGGGCAGCTCGATGTCAAG GGTAAAGGTTTGATGGAGACTTTTTGGCTGCTATCGACAACTTTATCCTTGCGAAAGTAg